In Carassius carassius chromosome 2, fCarCar2.1, whole genome shotgun sequence, the DNA window TTTCCCAAGTGAAGTGAACTCCAATAGATATCCAGGCTGTCGATCGGAACACAGATATTGTTTCTTATCAACATTTCTGAATAGAGACAGAATATAATGTtggtatatttaatttttctttcggTTTGACCCAACAGATATTTTAGGGAACGCATATATCTCCATGTTTTTCACCAGTGGACAAAACCCACAGCTCTCTCAACAAGCCCTCAGTGCCTATGCACAGGCTGTGAGTATTTCTTCATAACTCTTATTCATGTATCAACTTTCATTtgttaatattcataatattatttGGCCAAAACTGGCTGTCATCATCTTGCCTTATAATTTTATTGGTGCATATTAACAGGAGAAAATCGACAAAGCATCCTCAATGAATCCTGACCTCCACTTTAACAGAGCTACGGTAACAATTCTTTCATTTGCTTTCTCACACTTTCTCAGACTCTGGTGTTCACCAGCAAATATGTCACCATAAAACCAGCATCATATCCACGTTGTTGCTTATCTAAACTGGAAAACAGCCTGCTTTTGCTCTTCCACTGTGTATGGCAGGCCTAAGAAACTCTTATCTGTCACCAGTTGTTCCAGTATGAAGAGATGTACAGTTCAGCTCTGGATGGATTCAGCCGTGCTGCAGCTCTGGATCCTGCCTGGGAAGATGCTCGGGAGAGAGAAAAACAGCTGCTGAATTACCTAGACCAGCTTACAGTGTTAATAGAGAATAAGGTGAGATAGTTTACAATGGCACGGAACATGCATTTTCAATTATTTCTATGGGAGCTAAACTACTGACAGCAGAACAGAGAAACATCGCTGAGAGCATGTTGTGAACGTTGAAATGCTCAACTTTATTCAAATGTCATGTGAAAAATGGAAGGTGGCAGCCAAATCCTGTCAGGTGCATATAATGATGTTTTTTCATGAAAATTTGAAAATCTGCATTGAACTGGAGTTTCTATTGAATTTATATGTAAATCATATATTTACATGTCTGGTCTCTTTCATTGTCATATTATTTACATGTCTGGTCTCTTTCAATGTCATATTATTTACATGTCTGGTCTCTttcattgtaatattatttacatgtttGGACTCTTTCATTTCTGGTTTTAAGCAAGTGTATTAAAATGACACATCTTGATTTTTGGGCATTCGGAAAAAACACTTCCATCTATCCAACAGTGTGTATATATGATGATTACGTTGGAAAACAATTTGATTAAACATGTAGTTGTAGGTTGTTTCCAGGAGATGGCAGTGGAGTACAGTCAAACAGTATTCTGGAGGTCCGTATGGAACCACATTAACCTCACACTCTGTGTTTCAGGGGAAAGTAAAAGCTCGGCGTCTTCGTCACATGCTCTCCTCACTCAGCTCCTCCACTTTGGGCCCATGCTCCTCCCCTCAGTTCCGGTCTCCCTCAGGCCGCGTGGGGAGCCTTGAACCCCGCAGCTTATCCGCTCTCACTCACGGTCACAACAGCGGGGTGGCAGCACTAGGAAAAGTGGTCTTCAGTCTGGCCTCAGAGGGCCGTATGGCCTTGTGAGCTTAAATGCCTCTGTCACATTAACACCCTCTACAAATATTTACTAGACATTTACTAACTAAACTCTTACTGGATATAGCTAAATGTCTGCTGATtgatttttaaaatggttttctttttgcagcacatttggCATGGTGGACAGTGAAGAGACCTGTTGCGTAGTAATGGTGTATAATACAGCAGACAGCTGGGGTGTTTTAATAGGGGATACTGTAGTCATTCCTGAACCACAGGTTAAACGGCACAGCGTAACGCACAAATATAAGGTATGTGTTCAAaacttttcattatattttatagttttatatctCCACTTACACTACCAGTCCAAATGTTGAGGTcgataagattttaaaatatgctttcagcatcattacttcagtctttattgtcacatgatcctttagaaatcattctaatatactgatttggagacatttcttatcattatcaatgttgaaaatcattttgctgcttaatataatatggaaatatgatacttttttttctccagaattctttggtgaatagaaagttaaatagAAGAGAATTTTGATCctattaatgcatccttgctgaataaaattattcaattccttaaaaatatatatacttattgacctcaaacttttgaacagtagtgtacatattTACACAATCAAGCAAGATTTCAACAAGTTTGCAGCCATTATCCGTGGCCACAGATGTAATAACCAAATTATAAATGTAtcttatttttgtattacaaTAGCTGTAATAAATACTGATGTCTGTTTCTTCTTTGCTACTCCCTGTAGTCATATGACTTCCGAAGTATACGTGTGGACTCTCCCTTGCTCCTTATAGTCAATGGGAAAAGACAGGTGATGAAAAGCCAAAGTGCAGCCTTTGTTACTTACAAACCTCAAAGTGAATGAAGACTCTAGAGAGGACATACGGTGAGAGCAAAGAGGGTAGTGTTTTTCCAGTTTGTATATATTTAGTTCTGTTCCTGTTTCTGAGGATGGGAAAACtctgtacatattttttttttattttcctcttgTTGATGGGCATCATTGTTAAGATTGTGCGGTCTGTTTCATATTTGggttgtgaaaataaaaaaatgaaatcccAGTCTTAATCTAATCAGTTTGGCAGTTCCTACAGGAAACAAACGTAATTAATATAGGggtttttcacatattttaattaGGAGTTATTTCCCACAGTAAGGTCATTTACATTAGTGGAAACATGTTTGGAGTATTTACTGTATAACACCTTCTTTAAACTGTGTAACAGCTTTATCAGTAAATAAAgcaattgaaaaaagaaaaaaacaaagaattaaacaaaaaagCATCCTAGTGAAACTTAAATCATACTTAGTTTTTCTTGATAAAAGTCTGGGTTCTGTCTCGGGTGGGTGTGCTGAACTGGAAGAAAGTTTTATTGTTTTCTGGCCCCAGTGAGAAGAACCTGTCCCCTTCTGATCCCAGGAATGAAGGACTGCTATGGGGAGAGCGTGGTTTGACCAAACCTGATGACAATAAATTGCAATGATTTTCATACACTACTATGCTTTAGAACAGTCAATCACCTCTGAACAATTTTAGTCTCAGTGGGATAAAGAACTCTCGACATGATTTTATTTATGCAGGTTTAAAAGTATACAACTACAATAATTAGTTTAAATAAGGAACCATTATATTTGTTTCTaactaatgcattttttttttcgtttctttTTCACCTGACCTGTAGTAAAAGAGTGGGATATGGGATCTTTCTCCCTCGTTCCCAGCGTATGCATCCGCAGTGAGTCGAGAAGTCCCTGCAGCTTCTGATATTGCCTATTTTGTTCATTCAGTCGCTCCAAAACCTCACTGTACTTCCGCTTATATTCTTCCAACACCTGCAGAATGTAAAAGTTGAAGATGaggaaactgttaaaagaaatacaaaaaagcaTCCCTCTCATGCttctatatatacagtaccaaCTATAACCAATGATTTGATAACTTGATTGCATGTTTCTTGTGATCTTAAACTTCTGAACTAAAGTCCCGTAATTGCTTCAAGGCTTGAAATCacaaagaattattattataatttttcttggGATGGTGAAATTGATGAGTTGTGATATTATGAAATGACAgcttaaaatgaattttatttattataaatatgatacaaagctgaattttcaccataaCAAATGCTCAAATaacttttcttattatcagtgttgaaaaaaagTTGGGCTGCTTAATATCTGTGTGGAAAGCGTGATACTTTTTTAATGAAaggaatgtaatgtaaatgtaaatgttgaagaACCAACAATGTTTCGTCTTCCATTTCTTCTTGTCATTTCatcatttttttctattattcaAAAATTTGGAAAGAAGTTATTTTGAGTTACTGTGTGTGAACTGCAAGTGTGGGCATTGGTTTGATCGTGTTTGAGACCTTTTTCAAGGATGCGATCTCCCCTCTTAATGCATTTAACTCGAGCTCTTTGCTCTGGTTCTGCTGGATCATAAACTTCTCCATCTGAAGCACTTGTCCCCCAGCCCTGGACAAACTGTACTCCATCAGCAACCTCTCCTGGTTTACCTGAAAATAACCACAAGCAAAAGTGAAAAATGCAAGGTGCATCAATCCTAACTTTTTCTGTTTATGGAATTGCAACACTGCAGACATCAAACCTGGTAGGTCCAGAAGTCTAGCGCTTTATGACTGATTTCCAAAACAGTTTCAGGCCGTAATCCGACCAAAACCATAGCCTTGTATTGCTCTGAGGGTGCCAGCTCGGTTCTAAGCACGTCCAGTTTGCCCGAGAGCATGGAGGAGCACGCGGGGCAGATGGCAGGTGTGCGGCTGAACTCCTCTGAACCGTGTTGATCACAGAAGGCGTGAGAGCAGGCCGTGACCCACGCGAACCCACTCAGCTTTGCCCGGCAGTTATGCAAATTACACAGCAAGGTGAATTTAGGTGCAGACATCGCGGTTCTTATGGAAGGAAACAGAAATGTAAACTATTATGTCTCTCAGTAACGTAATATGTATGTTGTCTTACTGGTTAAGCTAAcggaaaaattataaaaaaggatATTTTAGCGCTTTACGTTTAAGCTGGCAAAGCGCGGGAAAAGTATTCCAAAGCTTCAATATTTCTGAATACTAAATCAAACCAAAGCGGTTATAAAATATACATCCCTTTTCGCAAGTATGAAGCTTTACAAACTGGATAGTTTACCGGAAAGTTGCGGGTGTGTTGCTCATTATATTTACAGTCAGTCACCGATAAATTCACCGCGTGGGTTTTAACCTCCTGagacccagaaaaaaaaaagttttgtgaaaTTTCCCCCCCCCATGTCATTAACGTACATTGTTGAGAGCAtacgatttattattatttaaaaaattgaatgACAATTTatggaacattttattttatgcatatgtTATGTTAGAATggacaaaaacaaattatttaaaaatatatatatatatttaggattAGGTAACGTTAATACGTTTCAGAACGGTAATTTTATGAATGATATAACAATGATTTGATATAGCCTACCATGTCTTTATGCAGGATGTGTGAAAAATTGCAATAAATGCGTTTTCCCACTGTATACAATGTAACTATACACTGTATCTAATTTGAATATTAATGTGTTCTTggggcaacatgtaatgaaaaaagaagtgtagCCTAATGATGGGAGTAATAATTGgcaatattttcataataatatctaatatttcatagggatattgaaatataattgatTTCCCTCTTCATTTGAACAATTGTGATGCACTTTCAATAAcacttttcttttcctcaagacCAACAGAAACATTCATAAACAGTGTTGGGCTAGTTACACAAAGAATGTCATATATTAATCATCACTAGTTAGGCCTACTCCTTTCAAAAGTAATATTGTTACTTTACTTATTACTTTCTGGAAActaattagttacactactagttaaattactttttttcacgCCCCACAGAAGTTATAACTGTGTATCTTCCACATGACATTCTTCTAGAATGTTACTTACAACACATTTCTGCCTCATCATTTGACCAAAATCCATTGGATCGCAGTCAGAATTTATTAATAGTGACTGATTCAAGTAGAAGTGTTGAATTAATCTCATTAATTATCATGTGTAGCTTAAAGCTAATTGTAATTTCTCCATTACATATGACTATTTCATTATGTTTTTTATCAAATCACATTAGTTTGTAAAAAACTGTTTAATTTTTCAAAGGGATTTTTAGTTATAGGCCATATATAGTATTTTAATAGTATAGTATAGTTAAAGTAGGCTACCACATGCTGATTGGATGGATGTGGGTGGGATCTAATGCCAGGTTGAAGTAAAGCCACAACTTATACAACAGtgttcagataattttttttcctgacaAAATCAATATGCAATATTTCTATCTACTGAATGTAAGCTTTTCCATATTCCATGCTTAAATCAGCCGGGTTGAGGCATCAACAGTAACTAAGCTATTTTATGGAtgtaactgtaataatattactgaaatcttattagtaattagttacagaaCAAGTAATATGATTACTGTTACTACTGCCCAACACTGTTCATAAATAATGTTTACGTACTCagaggaagaataataataaaaaaataagaaaaattatgTTCATTGGTCAAGTAAGTTGCACTTAATAAAATATGGTTTTATCTAAGGAAACAGAAAACATATTTCATGatggtaatcccatatgtgttaCACACTattcaaaattatgtttttaaaataagtatttttggtCACTaagactgaatttatttgaaaagtaCTGTATagaacagtaatactgtgaaatattgttaaaatttataatgtaatttattcctgcgatggcaATGCTGACTTTTCAAAAGCCATTACATATGTTCaatcaatttataaaataaaaaaaagttagcaTTTATTAGAATTTTCTGTAATAATGTACAAGTCATTGCTGTCACTTgtaatcaatgtaatgcatccataTTACTGATCTTACTAACCCAGACCTTTTGAACTataatgtagtttttatttttctagcCCAATGATTGTTCAAAACGCATTAAATATGCTGAAAGTGATCACACGGAGTGTTTCCTGAAACACTAGTCTCCTCCAGCATATCTCTATAGCCAAAATACATCAAAGGCCTTCTCAGAAGAGAAACTACAGATACAGCATTTCTCCAAAGTGTCAAGTGCATCAACCGGGCATGAGAAAGGTATTAGTCTTGAACAGTGATCTAATGACctttttctgacttttttcctcagtttttcctatatatatatccCCATTTTGGCATTGTTTAGATTGACTAACTACTATCAACCAAAATTATAAGCAAACACATATATTTGGAAAATGGTACTTCCTCTGAAGAGCATTATGTAATGCGAATCATTCAATGTTCTGTCTGATTTGATTGAACGAGATACTATTTTTAGTTGTAGGAATCAAGCAATGCAAATTCTTAACTTTAATGTTTAGAAAAATTACCAAAAGAATGCAAATTAGCCTACATTCTGTCCACCCAACCAAGCATATTTTCCCAATCAAATTCAGCCAAATGTAGAGTAAACCATTCCAATCTGCCAATAGTGATGAGTACTGTATATAACAACAAATTAACAAGTAGAAAATAGAAGCAATGCAACAGATGCATGAGAGCAATAATGGTTTTACTGTAGCCTATACTAACTGTCTCTATTTCTTTTTGAATTATTGGTTTGCCTTAAGCATACAGTATAGCCTAATATTATTGTAAGTATTTTTATCTGCATGAACAAACACACTCAAGTATAAGAAAAAAACTGCCTAATGGTCAGCGGACAGCTTGGCCTTATATGAGACACAGTGCAGGTCAGCTGCATGTTTTTGATACATCTAATTAAAAATGGCTTTTCACTTCATCCCTCCTCCACGTGGTGTATGGGAACAGAGGCGGGGGTGAAAGGGGGGCATTGTGCGGAGAGGCAATGGATCCTgggggtgagagagaaagagatgcccACTCAACTGTGTCCATGTCGCCATTGTTGGAAATTCCCTTCCTattcaatgcattttaaatagaGCTCCGAATATTCGGACACACCGACAAAGTGAGCGATCCGCAGGGGGTCTTTACTCCAGCAGCCCGTGCATTTAGTCTATAAACCGCTTGACGTATTATCTCATCCCATCACCTCCCTTAAGTTAAGTTATTTTTTGCTTTCATagcatttttgattattttttaaacaaaactttaaCATCTGGTGTATTTTTTACAAAGACGTTCTTCCACTATCTCTTTCAATATAAGCTATACTTTTATAAGCTACTTTATATTTGTCCATCCTTCTAGGTAACCCGATAACATTTACAGTCATTTTTAACCTTCCTGTGAGTCAGATGATTTGCAATGAAGCCTATTGAGATTTCACATAAATCTTGATAGTCCTGCCAATACAAAAGCTGTCTGTCGTTCTCAAATCTCACTGGGTGCAGTAAATGAAGTGTAGTCATTAAGTTGTTTAAACAGACAGATGTCAGAATCCTGAGGGGTATAAACTCCTCTTTTTTGCATACATTACAAgcatatgtttaaatataaaaagg includes these proteins:
- the LOC132102704 gene encoding tetratricopeptide repeat protein 5-like produces the protein MAGVDNDGERKTTDKDDLHVLKELVDDLYSFRDRYFETHSVEDAGRKQNDVAQEMAKTLKRLEEKEDVYKHSAQFLLLWGRCLNVTPGFSQTAEECLSRAVKLEPGLVEGWNTLGEQYWKKRDLTAAETCFTGALQQSKNKVSLRSLSMVLRQLPPQEDTRGQRKRIVESVELARQAVQLDITDGTSWYILGNAYISMFFTSGQNPQLSQQALSAYAQAEKIDKASSMNPDLHFNRATLFQYEEMYSSALDGFSRAAALDPAWEDAREREKQLLNYLDQLTVLIENKGKVKARRLRHMLSSLSSSTLGPCSSPQFRSPSGRVGSLEPRSLSALTHGHNSGVAALGKVVFSLASEGRMAFTFGMVDSEETCCVVMVYNTADSWGVLIGDTVVIPEPQVKRHSVTHKYKSYDFRSIRVDSPLLLIVNGKRQVMKSQSAAFVTYKPQSE
- the LOC132102710 gene encoding E3 ubiquitin-protein ligase CCNB1IP1-like isoform X1 → MSNTPATFRTAMSAPKFTLLCNLHNCRAKLSGFAWVTACSHAFCDQHGSEEFSRTPAICPACSSMLSGKLDVLRTELAPSEQYKAMVLVGLRPETVLEISHKALDFWTYQVNQERLLMEYSLSRAGGQVLQMEKFMIQQNQSKELELNALRGEIASLKKVLEEYKRKYSEVLERLNEQNRQYQKLQGLLDSLRMHTLGTREKDPISHSFTTGLVKPRSPHSSPSFLGSEGDRFFSLGPENNKTFFQFSTPTRDRTQTFIKKN
- the LOC132102710 gene encoding E3 ubiquitin-protein ligase CCNB1IP1-like isoform X2 encodes the protein MSAPKFTLLCNLHNCRAKLSGFAWVTACSHAFCDQHGSEEFSRTPAICPACSSMLSGKLDVLRTELAPSEQYKAMVLVGLRPETVLEISHKALDFWTYQVNQERLLMEYSLSRAGGQVLQMEKFMIQQNQSKELELNALRGEIASLKKVLEEYKRKYSEVLERLNEQNRQYQKLQGLLDSLRMHTLGTREKDPISHSFTTGLVKPRSPHSSPSFLGSEGDRFFSLGPENNKTFFQFSTPTRDRTQTFIKKN